The following are from one region of the Haloactinomyces albus genome:
- a CDS encoding glycosyltransferase: protein MAASVPRLSTAPVLAILVCHNGEEWLPEVLDALRRLTIRPRHLLAVDTGSSDGSPALLARAAGSGTDDTAAGPLLDGILTPSSGTGFGAAVAAAVEHATERWGDPGQWLWLLHDDSAPEPDCLQTLLQVADADSGAAMLGPLGLDWQDPRLVIDAGLSMDTSGHQQTGMGQSEPDPALNVEDSAHTVSALQVSETLAVSTACALIRRTVFERLEGFDEAFSLGGEDIDLGWRINADGHLVLRVPGARMRHRGALRRGARDLSALPAPATRAVSVARRAHGVRTFLVNSAPLAFALGLVRLFLLTLLRGCGFTVLRRIPEAAAEFATVSGLLTGRFGLLRARAARRRVIPRPQGVRGLLTSRLTRLRNGVRGGIARLVRNRVRQDVMSGRTLPVTGEGTFQHDPAVVRRAGPEALPAGAPGTRGGRRRGVAGLRRPSEPVVVPVATETTATPEDSRPRPSPVSRDEQVPSGGPGDKLLLVPVDRSRVLRGLLLSPPVLLVAVLLGIAVLLHGPLAESARFGAELHGGRLLATSDLAATWSEYLAAWHPAHGGTGSPAPASLLVLAALGTVLAPVGGVATGVAVLLLLGVPLAGLSAYAAARFPAVPRSWRAAAAAAYALLPAATMSAAQGRLGVVVAHILMPVLLSGIASVVGLSGRADLAAKSGHWLGRACLTALGLAVLGAFAPVMHLVLVVLALLGFVLVPGRARSARGYTPRRTAGLFALVLLPVACLLPWPVAVFRNPQILVHGLGARVIEDPVGMSVAVLSPGGSPASWTAGALVIAAIAAIVLAPCRAVLPGIVVALTGWATAVIIGTVPVTPIWGGPSTVGWTGAPLVLAACGLVWIVLAAAHGGRRPARITAAGIPGSGQARRVAAASLVVALLAVASGAVLAGRSGPLRVQQAAATPAFTADPAGPGLLLSLNSGPQPARLIEGGRPRFGTDAVVPTGTAVDWLHRIEADLLSGQRSRVRSALAAAAARGAGFIAVPDATTAAKLHGVAGDLVADSGELADGRAVLRLLLPSSPVELLGPALARQARKEKAPAPESWPVVVEATLPHVTVRVSQGAPGRLLVLGAENEAGWQARVDGRAVPLATAWGHQVAVPLPEQASRVRVTFTELPRTTLLAVQAAAILFTLIGALPQRRRMSGRRRERPAPVPGPSVSVDELAQRPSMTPGSSPR from the coding sequence GTGGCCGCTTCTGTGCCTCGCCTGAGCACCGCGCCGGTGCTGGCGATCCTCGTCTGCCACAACGGCGAGGAGTGGCTGCCCGAGGTGCTCGACGCCCTGCGGCGGCTCACCATTCGTCCCCGGCATCTGTTGGCGGTGGACACGGGCTCGAGTGACGGCAGTCCCGCACTGCTGGCCCGGGCAGCCGGAAGCGGTACGGACGATACAGCCGCCGGTCCTCTTTTGGACGGTATCCTCACCCCGTCGAGCGGCACGGGTTTCGGCGCGGCGGTGGCAGCGGCGGTCGAGCACGCGACCGAGCGTTGGGGCGACCCGGGCCAGTGGCTGTGGTTGCTGCACGACGACTCGGCCCCCGAGCCGGATTGCCTGCAGACTCTGCTGCAGGTGGCCGATGCGGACTCCGGTGCGGCGATGCTCGGACCGCTCGGCTTGGACTGGCAGGATCCCCGGCTGGTGATCGACGCCGGGCTGTCGATGGACACCTCGGGACACCAGCAGACCGGAATGGGGCAGTCGGAACCGGATCCTGCGCTGAACGTCGAGGACAGTGCGCACACCGTGTCCGCCTTGCAGGTATCCGAGACCTTGGCGGTCTCGACGGCCTGTGCGTTGATCCGGCGTACCGTCTTCGAACGTCTGGAAGGGTTCGACGAGGCGTTCTCCCTCGGAGGGGAGGACATCGATCTGGGCTGGCGGATCAACGCGGACGGTCATCTCGTGCTGCGTGTACCGGGTGCGCGCATGCGCCACAGGGGTGCGCTGCGACGGGGAGCGCGGGATCTCTCCGCGCTGCCCGCACCGGCAACGCGGGCCGTTTCCGTGGCACGGCGCGCCCACGGCGTCCGCACTTTCCTGGTCAACAGCGCCCCTCTCGCATTCGCACTCGGTCTCGTGCGGCTGTTCCTGCTCACCCTGCTCCGAGGGTGCGGATTCACCGTGCTGCGCCGCATACCCGAGGCTGCTGCCGAGTTCGCCACCGTGTCGGGTCTGCTCACGGGCCGTTTCGGTCTGCTGCGGGCACGAGCAGCGCGACGGCGGGTGATTCCCCGCCCGCAGGGCGTGCGTGGGTTGCTGACCAGTCGGCTGACCCGTCTGCGCAACGGTGTACGCGGGGGAATCGCACGGTTGGTGCGCAACCGTGTGCGGCAGGACGTGATGTCGGGTCGGACGTTGCCCGTGACGGGCGAAGGGACGTTTCAGCACGATCCCGCTGTCGTCCGCAGGGCCGGTCCCGAGGCCCTTCCGGCAGGAGCACCGGGCACCCGGGGGGGGCGCAGGCGTGGGGTGGCCGGTCTGCGTCGGCCGAGCGAGCCGGTCGTCGTGCCCGTTGCCACCGAGACCACGGCCACCCCCGAGGACTCCCGGCCGCGTCCTTCACCGGTGTCGCGGGACGAGCAGGTCCCGAGTGGCGGACCGGGAGACAAGCTGCTGCTCGTGCCGGTCGATCGTTCGAGAGTGCTGCGTGGACTCCTGCTGAGCCCGCCGGTGTTGTTGGTGGCGGTGTTGCTGGGGATTGCCGTGCTCCTCCACGGGCCCCTGGCGGAATCCGCGCGGTTCGGTGCGGAACTGCACGGCGGGCGGCTCCTGGCGACGTCCGATCTCGCGGCGACGTGGTCCGAGTATCTCGCCGCCTGGCATCCTGCTCACGGCGGTACGGGTTCTCCCGCGCCTGCTTCGCTGCTGGTGCTCGCCGCATTGGGCACGGTCCTCGCGCCGGTCGGCGGAGTCGCCACCGGGGTCGCCGTACTGCTGCTCCTGGGAGTTCCGCTGGCCGGGCTCTCGGCCTACGCGGCGGCTCGTTTCCCGGCGGTGCCGCGGTCCTGGCGTGCGGCTGCGGCAGCAGCCTATGCCCTGCTTCCGGCTGCGACGATGTCGGCCGCACAGGGGCGGCTCGGTGTCGTCGTCGCACACATCCTCATGCCGGTGCTGCTGAGTGGTATCGCCTCCGTGGTGGGCCTGTCCGGGCGCGCCGATCTCGCGGCGAAATCGGGTCACTGGCTGGGCAGGGCCTGCCTGACCGCGTTGGGGTTGGCCGTGCTCGGAGCCTTCGCGCCGGTGATGCATCTCGTGCTCGTCGTACTGGCGCTGCTCGGTTTCGTGCTCGTCCCCGGCCGTGCGCGGTCCGCCCGGGGCTACACCCCGCGCCGTACCGCCGGGCTCTTCGCGCTCGTGCTGCTGCCGGTGGCGTGTCTGCTGCCGTGGCCGGTGGCGGTGTTCAGGAATCCGCAGATCCTGGTGCACGGCCTGGGCGCGCGAGTGATCGAGGATCCCGTCGGGATGTCGGTGGCGGTGTTGAGCCCGGGCGGTTCGCCCGCGAGCTGGACCGCCGGTGCTCTCGTCATCGCGGCGATCGCCGCAATCGTGCTGGCACCCTGCCGTGCCGTACTGCCGGGGATCGTCGTCGCGCTGACGGGATGGGCGACGGCGGTGATCATCGGCACGGTCCCGGTGACTCCGATCTGGGGTGGTCCGAGCACGGTCGGCTGGACAGGAGCCCCTCTGGTGCTGGCCGCCTGCGGCCTGGTGTGGATCGTGCTCGCGGCGGCACACGGTGGGCGACGACCTGCCCGGATCACGGCTGCCGGAATTCCGGGTTCCGGGCAGGCTCGGCGTGTCGCCGCCGCCTCCCTCGTGGTCGCACTGCTGGCCGTGGCATCGGGTGCGGTGCTGGCGGGCCGCAGCGGCCCGCTGCGGGTGCAGCAGGCTGCGGCCACCCCTGCCTTCACGGCCGATCCGGCAGGCCCGGGCCTGCTGCTGTCGCTGAATTCCGGCCCGCAGCCCGCCCGGCTCATCGAGGGCGGACGGCCCCGGTTCGGTACGGATGCCGTGGTTCCCACCGGCACGGCGGTGGACTGGCTCCACCGGATCGAAGCCGATCTGCTGTCCGGGCAGCGCTCCCGCGTCCGCAGTGCCCTGGCGGCGGCGGCCGCGCGCGGCGCGGGATTCATCGCGGTACCGGATGCCACGACTGCGGCGAAGCTGCACGGGGTGGCAGGCGACCTGGTGGCCGACAGCGGCGAACTCGCCGACGGCCGTGCGGTGCTGCGTCTGCTGCTGCCCAGCAGCCCGGTCGAACTGCTGGGACCCGCCCTGGCCAGGCAGGCACGCAAGGAGAAGGCACCCGCACCGGAATCATGGCCGGTCGTGGTCGAGGCCACTCTGCCACACGTGACGGTACGCGTCTCGCAGGGTGCGCCCGGACGGCTGCTGGTGCTGGGGGCGGAGAACGAAGCGGGCTGGCAGGCTCGTGTCGACGGCCGTGCGGTACCCCTGGCCACAGCGTGGGGGCACCAGGTCGCCGTCCCGTTGCCCGAGCAGGCCAGCCGGGTACGGGTGACCTTCACGGAGCTGCCGAGGACCACCCTGCTGGCCGTGCAGGCCGCCGCGATCCTGTTCACTCTGATCGGAGCCCTGCCGCAGCGGCGGCGCATGTCCGGGCGGCGACGGGAGCGGCCTGCTCCCGTCCCGGGGCCGTCCGTTTCGGTCGATGAGCTCGCTCAGCGTCCCTCGATGACCCCGGGATCCAGCCCCAGATAG
- a CDS encoding metallopeptidase family protein, translating into MVVARGSRRQVRGRRDRRGRGLRGPLYPSSVPVARSRSQRFDALVLEALEPIEQRWHTELTELDVAVDEVPEITMTSPETVVWDDDVVVDANVPLARLVPAGVDRQGLPTRARIVLYRHPLEVRARSGTDMAHLLHDVLVEQVAAYLGLDPGVIEGR; encoded by the coding sequence GTGGTAGTCGCACGTGGATCCCGACGCCAGGTCCGGGGCAGACGGGACCGGCGGGGCCGTGGCCTGCGAGGACCGTTGTACCCGTCCTCCGTCCCGGTCGCCCGGAGCCGGTCGCAGCGCTTCGACGCGCTGGTTCTGGAAGCCCTCGAGCCGATCGAACAGCGCTGGCATACCGAGTTGACGGAGCTCGACGTCGCCGTCGACGAAGTTCCCGAGATCACCATGACCTCCCCGGAGACGGTGGTGTGGGACGACGACGTCGTCGTCGATGCCAACGTGCCACTCGCACGACTGGTCCCCGCAGGGGTCGATCGCCAGGGACTGCCGACCCGCGCACGTATCGTGCTGTATCGCCACCCGCTGGAGGTCAGAGCACGCAGCGGCACGGATATGGCCCATCTGCTGCACGATGTTCTGGTCGAACAGGTCGCCGCCTATCTGGGGCTGGATCCCGGGGTCATCGAGGGACGCTGA
- a CDS encoding DUF3499 domain-containing protein, with the protein MLTVRRCSRTGCANPAVATLTYAYSDSTAVVGPLATYAEPHSYDLCEEHALRLTVPKGWEVVRHEGEFTPPEPSDDDLTALAEAVREAGRPGSGQDSQAGYGRRGHLRALPDPLDE; encoded by the coding sequence GTGCTGACCGTCAGGCGTTGCTCGAGAACCGGGTGTGCCAACCCGGCGGTGGCGACGCTGACGTATGCCTATTCGGATTCCACCGCGGTCGTCGGACCGCTGGCCACGTATGCCGAGCCACACAGCTACGACCTCTGTGAGGAGCATGCGCTCCGGCTGACCGTGCCCAAGGGCTGGGAGGTCGTCCGCCACGAGGGGGAGTTCACGCCGCCGGAACCCTCGGACGACGACCTGACTGCCCTCGCCGAGGCGGTCCGTGAGGCAGGCAGACCCGGCAGCGGGCAGGATTCGCAGGCCGGGTACGGGCGTCGCGGCCATCTGCGCGCTCTGCCCGATCCACTGGACGAGTGA
- a CDS encoding WhiB family transcriptional regulator, whose product MNVLAGLFEMDEEEQEWQERALCAQTDPEAFFPEKGGSTREAKRICAGCEVRSECLEYALEHDERFGIWGGLSERERRRLKRRAG is encoded by the coding sequence ATGAATGTCCTCGCCGGGCTGTTCGAGATGGACGAGGAGGAACAGGAGTGGCAGGAGCGTGCTTTGTGCGCTCAGACGGACCCGGAGGCGTTCTTTCCGGAAAAAGGGGGATCCACGCGGGAAGCCAAGCGTATCTGTGCCGGGTGCGAGGTCCGCTCCGAATGTCTGGAGTATGCGCTCGAACACGATGAGCGCTTCGGGATCTGGGGTGGCCTGTCCGAGCGGGAACGCCGCAGGCTCAAGCGCCGTGCCGGGTAA
- a CDS encoding site-2 protease family protein, whose protein sequence is MNNTAKRVSPLFLALLGVTVVGGVLASQDNTAARIAGVVLIVLGGWASSLCLHEFGHAITAFRGGDREVRAKGYLTLDPRHYTDPVLSIVLPLLFVAIGGIPLPGGAVWINHAALRSRRSESMVSLAGPLMNLALGILLTAAVATFTMPAGLAAGLSYLAFLQVIGFVLNILPVPGLDGYGAIEPWLSGPARRFGEKARPWAPLIIIAVIIGIPGAGVAFFSFAFWFFDLVGGSGLLARIGDSLFRFWQ, encoded by the coding sequence GTGAACAACACCGCGAAGCGAGTCAGCCCCCTCTTCCTGGCACTGCTCGGCGTGACTGTCGTAGGCGGTGTCCTGGCGAGTCAGGACAACACCGCCGCACGCATCGCGGGTGTCGTGCTGATCGTGCTCGGCGGGTGGGCGAGTTCGCTGTGCCTGCACGAATTCGGCCACGCGATCACCGCGTTTCGCGGTGGTGACCGCGAGGTCCGCGCGAAGGGCTACCTGACCCTGGATCCACGGCACTACACCGATCCGGTGCTGAGCATCGTGCTGCCACTGCTGTTCGTGGCCATCGGCGGAATTCCACTGCCCGGTGGCGCGGTCTGGATCAACCATGCCGCCCTGCGGTCCCGGCGCAGCGAGTCGATGGTGTCGCTGGCCGGGCCGCTGATGAACCTGGCCCTCGGGATCCTTCTCACGGCGGCCGTCGCCACGTTCACCATGCCTGCCGGTCTGGCCGCAGGACTGTCGTATCTGGCTTTTCTGCAGGTCATCGGATTCGTGTTGAACATCCTGCCGGTTCCGGGGCTGGACGGGTACGGCGCGATCGAACCGTGGCTGTCCGGCCCCGCGCGCCGCTTCGGGGAGAAAGCGCGGCCGTGGGCCCCGCTGATCATCATCGCCGTCATCATCGGCATCCCGGGCGCCGGAGTCGCGTTCTTCTCCTTCGCCTTCTGGTTCTTCGACCTGGTCGGCGGCTCCGGCTTGCTGGCCCGCATCGGGGATTCCCTGTTCCGCTTCTGGCAGTAA